The proteins below come from a single Elusimicrobiota bacterium genomic window:
- the purM gene encoding phosphoribosylformylglycinamidine cyclo-ligase — protein MTYKKSGVDVDAGNELVRRIKKLSPVIGGFAGLFPMPGGLQSPQLVGCTDGVGTKLKIAFLADRHDTVGIDLVAMNVNDLLCCGAKPLFFLDYFACGKLDVGVAEKVIKGIVEGCRQSDCQLLGGETAEMPGFYKAGEYDLAGFAVGVVDKSRVIDGHTIKPGDVVLGLPSSGIHSNGYSLVRNVFSERELKARWKEFLEPTTIYVSALKSLQESERCVIKGMAHITGGGFIDNIPRVLPKGLQVCITARSWPIPELFHEIQKRAKLPDEEMFRTLNMGIGLVLVVSPNDVSAVESHLKTVYPIGVIEEGSREIRFA, from the coding sequence ATCACGTACAAAAAATCCGGGGTGGACGTGGATGCAGGCAACGAGCTCGTCCGGCGGATCAAAAAACTCTCGCCGGTGATCGGCGGATTCGCCGGTCTTTTTCCCATGCCCGGGGGACTTCAATCACCTCAGCTGGTCGGCTGCACTGACGGCGTGGGAACGAAACTGAAGATCGCTTTTCTGGCGGACCGTCATGACACCGTGGGGATCGACCTCGTGGCCATGAACGTGAACGACCTTCTGTGCTGCGGAGCGAAGCCGCTTTTCTTCCTGGATTATTTCGCCTGCGGGAAACTGGACGTGGGCGTGGCTGAGAAAGTCATCAAGGGCATCGTGGAAGGATGCCGCCAATCGGATTGCCAGCTTCTGGGCGGGGAAACCGCTGAGATGCCGGGTTTTTACAAAGCAGGGGAGTATGATCTGGCCGGTTTTGCCGTTGGCGTGGTGGACAAAAGCCGCGTGATCGACGGGCATACGATCAAACCGGGCGATGTGGTGCTGGGGCTTCCCTCCTCGGGGATCCATTCCAACGGGTACTCGCTCGTCCGCAACGTTTTTTCGGAACGGGAACTCAAAGCGCGTTGGAAGGAGTTTTTAGAGCCCACCACGATTTACGTGAGCGCGCTCAAATCCCTTCAGGAGTCGGAGCGGTGCGTGATCAAGGGAATGGCGCATATCACCGGTGGGGGATTCATTGACAATATCCCGCGCGTGCTGCCCAAGGGGTTACAGGTCTGCATCACCGCGCGCAGCTGGCCCATCCCGGAACTGTTCCACGAGATTCAGAAGCGCGCCAAGCTGCCGGACGAGGAGATGTTCCGGACGCTGAACATGGGGATTGGCCTCGTGCTCGTGGTGTCGCCGAACGACGTGTCGGCGGTCGAGAGTCATTTGAAAACGGTTTATCCCATTGGTGTGATCGAAGAAGGATCGCGGGAGATCCGGTTTGCCTAA
- the purN gene encoding phosphoribosylglycinamide formyltransferase, which yields MPNPVRVAVLVSGGGSNLEALLKAKAAGELPRVEFVRVVSSKPGVFALERAKQYGVPFVVVERQAFADEERFQRALEGALVEVKVDVICLAGYLRRLDRRLIERYRGRILNIHPALLPKFGGAGLYGHRVHEAVLASGEAESGCTVHLVDEEYDHGPVLAQARVPVLKNDTPEQLAARVLEQEHRLYPKTLRQFTEKLV from the coding sequence TTGCCTAACCCGGTCCGGGTGGCTGTGCTGGTCTCGGGGGGAGGCAGCAACCTCGAAGCTCTTTTAAAAGCCAAAGCCGCCGGTGAGTTGCCCCGGGTGGAGTTTGTCCGGGTGGTTTCCAGCAAGCCCGGAGTGTTCGCGCTCGAACGGGCGAAGCAGTACGGTGTCCCGTTCGTGGTGGTGGAGCGGCAAGCCTTCGCGGATGAAGAGCGTTTTCAGCGGGCGTTGGAGGGGGCGCTCGTTGAAGTGAAGGTGGATGTGATTTGTCTGGCGGGTTATCTGCGTCGGCTCGACCGCCGCTTGATCGAGCGCTACCGGGGCCGGATCTTGAATATCCACCCGGCGCTTCTTCCGAAATTCGGCGGCGCAGGGCTCTACGGGCATCGCGTGCACGAAGCGGTCCTGGCCAGCGGAGAGGCCGAGTCCGGGTGCACGGTGCATCTGGTAGATGAGGAGTATGATCACGGGCCGGTTCTGGCGCAGGCGCGCGTGCCGGTGCTTAAAAACGATACGCCGGAGCAGTTGGCCGCACGGGTTCTGGAGCAGGAGCATCGGCTCTACCCGAAAACTCTGAGGCAGTTCACGGAAAAATTAGTATGA